From Amycolatopsis sp. YIM 10, the proteins below share one genomic window:
- a CDS encoding M20/M25/M40 family metallo-hydrolase — protein MIELLDRLVSIESPADHPLGCHAVQDVVGAEFAVLGARLERHTAANGTPVLLARWGRQERPVLVLGHVDTVFGVGELARRPFTVHNGRARGPGVFDMKAGLVQLVEALRQLLPRTPEPDLTVLLNADEELGSPGSEPFLVAEARRSACALVLEPGGPGGAMKTARKGIGFYDVEVTGVAAHPGLDFDRGVNAITELAAQLGELAGFSGLDEGTTVNLGTVSGGTGRNVVAAQAVAQVETRFWTAEAGERVDAAIRARTPRHANAKITVTGGVHRGPMHPGPEAARLAELARACAAGDGWQPGELAVGGVSDANVVAALGLPTVDGMGAEGGGAHGPDEYVLVGTMPRRARWLAAVLARLTDRYHEVGEAE, from the coding sequence GTGATCGAACTGCTCGACCGGCTGGTCTCCATCGAGTCGCCCGCCGATCACCCGCTCGGCTGCCACGCCGTGCAGGACGTCGTCGGCGCGGAGTTCGCCGTGCTGGGCGCCCGCCTCGAACGGCACACCGCGGCCAACGGCACGCCGGTGCTGCTGGCCAGGTGGGGCCGCCAGGAGCGGCCCGTGCTGGTGCTGGGCCACGTGGACACCGTGTTCGGCGTCGGCGAGCTGGCCCGGCGCCCGTTCACCGTCCACAACGGACGTGCGAGGGGGCCGGGCGTGTTCGACATGAAGGCCGGGCTGGTGCAACTGGTCGAGGCACTGCGGCAGCTGCTGCCGCGCACACCCGAACCGGACCTGACCGTGTTGCTGAACGCGGACGAGGAGCTGGGCAGTCCCGGCTCGGAACCGTTCCTGGTGGCCGAAGCGCGGCGCAGTGCCTGCGCGCTCGTGCTGGAGCCGGGCGGGCCAGGTGGCGCGATGAAAACCGCGCGCAAGGGCATCGGTTTCTACGACGTCGAGGTCACCGGGGTGGCCGCGCATCCGGGGCTCGATTTCGACCGCGGGGTCAACGCGATCACCGAACTGGCCGCCCAGCTCGGTGAGCTGGCCGGGTTCAGCGGGCTGGACGAGGGCACCACGGTCAATCTCGGCACCGTCAGTGGTGGCACCGGCCGCAACGTGGTGGCCGCACAGGCCGTCGCCCAGGTCGAGACCCGGTTCTGGACCGCGGAGGCGGGTGAGCGGGTCGACGCGGCCATCCGCGCCCGCACCCCGCGCCACGCGAACGCGAAGATCACCGTCACCGGTGGGGTGCACCGGGGGCCGATGCACCCCGGCCCGGAGGCCGCGCGGCTGGCCGAGCTGGCCCGCGCCTGCGCGGCCGGCGACGGCTGGCAGCCCGGCGAGCTGGCCGTCGGCGGGGTCAGCGATGCCAACGTGGTCGCCGCACTCGGACTGCCCACAGTGGACGGCATGGGTGCCGAAGGCGGCGGTGCCCACGGCCCGGACGAGTACGTGCTCGTCGGCACCATGCCCCGCCGGGCACGCTGGCTCGCCGCGGTGCTCGCCCGCCTCACCGATCGTTACCACGAAGTTGGAGAAGCAGAATGA
- a CDS encoding iron-containing alcohol dehydrogenase family protein gives MALGALSTWTAREQPEIRVGAGALGEVGASVSALGLHRPLVVADPGVVAAGWPGRVETCLRAAGLRPRLWSRVRPDPDIGVVHRCRDELDGHDGIIAVGGGSTIDTAKAAAGLSVHSGQLSDYEGLGRFTAPGAPVVAVLTTPGSGAELTRHATIADGTGRKFAVSGRWLAPKLVLADPDTLATLPPGVAEDTALDALLHAIEAYLARAATPYSDVCARLAVEILREAVVPGLRDGIRLMTGCLTAGMAMANTNAGVVHALGYPLTSEYRIPHGRANALVAPVALRALAAVAPERCAELGRLLGGTPDLAEAFTAVRDRLGVAGPLADYGVPHADLPRLAALATAFKPVLRNTRREFTEAELCGLYSSAWTERRNGS, from the coding sequence ATGGCTCTCGGCGCACTGAGCACCTGGACGGCCCGAGAACAACCGGAGATCCGCGTCGGCGCCGGGGCGCTCGGGGAGGTCGGCGCGAGCGTCTCGGCGCTCGGCCTGCACCGGCCGCTGGTCGTCGCGGATCCCGGAGTCGTGGCGGCGGGCTGGCCGGGGCGGGTGGAGACCTGCCTGCGGGCCGCCGGGTTACGGCCGCGGTTGTGGTCGAGGGTGCGGCCGGACCCGGACATCGGCGTGGTGCACCGGTGCCGCGACGAACTGGACGGGCACGACGGCATCATCGCGGTCGGCGGCGGCAGCACCATCGACACCGCCAAGGCGGCCGCCGGCTTGTCCGTCCATTCCGGACAGTTGAGCGACTACGAGGGACTGGGCCGCTTCACCGCGCCCGGGGCGCCGGTGGTCGCCGTGCTCACCACACCGGGCAGTGGCGCCGAACTCACGCGGCACGCCACGATCGCGGACGGCACCGGGCGCAAGTTCGCGGTCAGCGGCCGGTGGCTGGCCCCGAAACTGGTGCTCGCCGACCCGGACACGCTGGCCACCCTGCCTCCGGGCGTTGCCGAGGACACCGCGCTCGACGCGCTCCTGCACGCGATCGAGGCGTACCTGGCGCGAGCCGCGACGCCGTACAGCGACGTGTGCGCCCGCCTGGCGGTGGAAATCCTGCGCGAGGCGGTGGTGCCGGGGCTGCGCGACGGCATCCGGTTGATGACCGGCTGCCTCACCGCGGGCATGGCCATGGCCAACACCAACGCCGGCGTGGTGCACGCGCTGGGTTATCCGCTGACCAGTGAGTACCGGATCCCGCACGGCCGGGCCAACGCGCTCGTAGCGCCGGTCGCGCTGCGGGCACTGGCCGCGGTCGCGCCCGAACGCTGCGCCGAACTCGGCCGGCTGCTCGGTGGCACGCCCGATCTGGCCGAGGCGTTCACCGCCGTGCGCGACCGGCTCGGCGTGGCCGGTCCGCTGGCCGACTACGGCGTGCCGCACGCGGACCTGCCCCGGCTGGCCGCGCTCGCCACCGCGTTCAAGCCGGTGCTGCGCAACACCCGGCGCGAGTTCACCGAAGCGGAGCTGTGCGGCCTGTACTCCTCCGCCTGGACCGAGCGGAGGAACGGATCGTGA
- a CDS encoding non-ribosomal peptide synthetase, with the protein MERAHPHFPLVCKGASPAASGGHRLPPASAPVLLGALLAQAMAYSGPRMVTVRTDIDHVLTLDGTTIGDFIATAAAVASAPAFQVALDPEPAATALTFAFCDQFRIECAGQPRDAEALDRIAAHYLAFLRAALDDPATEVSEVDYRTMAEKQVAARLNDTARDLVHPPCLHELFEAAVDRDPDAIAVVQGETRLTFGELDARANGLARQLHGERIGILATLSVEFVVCALAVMKSGAAYVPLDPKLPEQRLRTLFRLGHLSTLLADPAYAEVAAALTDSWLPVPEDVVSHERLRGRATGTDLAYLIFTSGSTGEPKGVLLDHIGRANMITDLNERFGIVPGDRMLVVSSPSFDMSVYDLFGTLAAGATAVLPERGREQDVDHWVRLITGERVTLWHSVPSALSLLLNLLPSQVDSVLRLFLVGGDWIPVDQPERVHRAFPGAEFYSLGGATEVSVDSVIHRVPPGERYPRAIPYGRPLANQTARVLDRYGRDAALELPGELVLGGVGLGRGYDRRPELTAERFPLDPFTGAGMYRTGDAARLGPDGTIELLGRLDQQIKLDGVRIELGEIQTAIEADPRVREAVVVPRRDDSGRAVALVAFVVPEPESDAVVAGLREAVAEPGGEDLITELPERLRGVLHRSSVPGEFRLIDRIPLNANGKVDRTWLSNLAVPEPAQSEVDEYAEAVAQVWTQVLGLTTPPAAHERFAALGGGSLAATQVVSRLRRRFGADLSVRDVLTRATVSGVAEVLRIKSGVKNGAARA; encoded by the coding sequence ATGGAACGCGCGCATCCCCACTTCCCCTTGGTGTGCAAGGGGGCCAGCCCGGCCGCCAGCGGCGGTCACCGGTTGCCCCCGGCGTCCGCGCCCGTGCTGCTCGGTGCCCTGCTCGCGCAGGCCATGGCTTACTCGGGCCCGCGCATGGTCACCGTGCGCACCGACATCGACCACGTGCTCACCCTGGACGGCACCACGATCGGGGACTTCATCGCCACCGCCGCCGCGGTCGCCTCGGCACCGGCCTTCCAGGTGGCGCTGGACCCGGAGCCCGCCGCCACCGCGCTCACCTTCGCCTTCTGCGACCAGTTCCGCATCGAGTGCGCCGGGCAGCCGCGCGACGCCGAAGCGCTGGACCGGATAGCCGCGCACTACCTGGCCTTCCTGCGTGCCGCGCTCGACGATCCGGCCACCGAGGTGTCCGAAGTGGACTACCGGACGATGGCGGAGAAGCAGGTCGCCGCCCGGCTCAACGACACCGCCCGCGACCTGGTGCACCCGCCCTGCCTGCACGAGCTGTTCGAGGCCGCGGTCGACCGCGACCCTGACGCGATCGCCGTGGTCCAGGGCGAAACCCGGCTGACCTTCGGCGAGCTGGACGCGCGCGCGAACGGGCTGGCGCGGCAGTTGCACGGTGAGCGGATCGGCATTCTTGCCACCCTCAGCGTGGAGTTCGTCGTGTGCGCGCTCGCGGTGATGAAATCGGGCGCCGCCTACGTCCCGCTGGACCCGAAACTGCCGGAACAGCGGCTGCGCACGCTCTTCCGCCTCGGGCACCTCTCCACTTTGCTGGCCGACCCCGCCTATGCCGAGGTAGCCGCGGCACTGACCGATTCCTGGCTTCCCGTACCGGAAGACGTGGTGAGTCACGAACGTCTCCGCGGCCGGGCCACCGGCACCGACCTGGCCTACCTGATCTTCACCTCGGGCTCGACCGGGGAACCCAAGGGCGTGCTGCTCGACCACATCGGCCGGGCGAACATGATCACCGATCTCAACGAGCGCTTCGGCATCGTCCCCGGCGACCGGATGCTCGTGGTGAGTTCGCCGAGCTTCGACATGTCCGTCTACGACCTGTTCGGCACGCTCGCGGCGGGCGCGACGGCGGTGCTGCCGGAGCGGGGCCGGGAACAGGACGTGGACCACTGGGTGCGGCTGATCACCGGTGAACGCGTCACGCTCTGGCATTCCGTGCCGTCCGCGCTGAGCCTGCTGCTGAACCTGCTGCCGTCGCAAGTGGACAGTGTGCTGCGGTTGTTCCTGGTCGGTGGTGACTGGATCCCGGTCGACCAGCCGGAGCGGGTACATCGCGCGTTTCCCGGCGCGGAGTTCTACAGCCTCGGCGGGGCGACCGAGGTTTCGGTGGACAGCGTGATCCACCGCGTGCCGCCGGGGGAGCGGTACCCGCGCGCGATTCCGTACGGGCGCCCGCTGGCCAACCAGACCGCGCGTGTGCTGGACCGCTACGGCCGGGACGCGGCGCTGGAGCTGCCGGGCGAACTCGTGCTCGGTGGCGTCGGGCTCGGCCGGGGTTACGACCGCCGTCCCGAGCTGACCGCGGAGCGCTTCCCGCTCGATCCGTTCACCGGCGCCGGGATGTACCGGACGGGGGACGCGGCCCGGCTGGGGCCCGACGGCACGATCGAACTGCTGGGCCGCCTGGACCAGCAGATCAAGCTCGACGGGGTGCGTATCGAGCTGGGGGAGATCCAGACCGCGATCGAGGCGGACCCCCGGGTGCGCGAGGCCGTGGTGGTGCCGCGCCGGGACGACTCCGGCCGGGCTGTCGCGCTGGTCGCTTTTGTGGTCCCCGAGCCGGAAAGTGACGCTGTGGTCGCCGGGCTGCGTGAGGCGGTGGCCGAACCGGGAGGAGAAGACTTGATCACCGAACTGCCGGAGCGGCTGCGTGGAGTTCTGCACCGCTCGTCGGTGCCGGGGGAGTTCCGGCTGATCGACCGGATTCCGTTGAACGCCAACGGAAAGGTCGACCGGACCTGGCTGTCGAATCTGGCCGTCCCCGAACCGGCGCAGTCCGAAGTGGACGAATATGCCGAGGCGGTGGCGCAGGTGTGGACCCAGGTACTCGGCCTGACCACGCCACCGGCCGCGCACGAGCGGTTCGCCGCGCTCGGCGGTGGCTCGCTCGCGGCGACGCAGGTGGTGAGCCGCCTGCGTCGCCGCTTCGGCGCGGACCTGTCGGTGCGGGACGTGCTGACCAGGGCCACCGTCTCGGGGGTCGCCGAGGTGCTGCGAATCAAGAGCGGCGTCAAGAACGGCGCAGCGCGCGCTTGA
- a CDS encoding iron-containing alcohol dehydrogenase, whose amino-acid sequence MSEFFHLVPQIHYGRGAARLAGDALAGLGVRHVLLVSDPGVVAAGVLDPVLTSLKHAGVACTMFTGVHTNPSEVEVDAAAEAYRDNGCDGFLGAGGGSALDVAKSAAVVVSHGGSIIDFEDGARPVTAPVPPLVQVPTTAGTGSEAVAGAIITDSRRVFKMHVVATPAQVALCDPELTLTLPPGATAAAGIDALAHAIGAYVSAERQPLADAMALYAVSTLAKALPDAVADGSDLGARERMMTGSLSAGISMKGGGAVDHAFAHAVNAMFDVHHGVGVALFLADGMEFNLPHLPDRFAALAGALGAGGSGEAAVAAVRELVAALPIPGLSELGVTEAHVPDLVAKMMADKFHLSLNPVPVCQEDAAAMFTTAVRRGGT is encoded by the coding sequence GTGTCTGAGTTCTTCCACCTGGTCCCGCAGATCCACTATGGACGCGGCGCGGCACGACTGGCCGGTGACGCGCTCGCCGGGCTCGGCGTGCGGCACGTGCTCCTGGTCTCGGATCCCGGCGTCGTCGCGGCCGGTGTGCTCGATCCCGTGCTCACCTCGCTCAAGCACGCCGGGGTCGCCTGCACGATGTTCACCGGCGTGCACACCAATCCGTCCGAAGTGGAGGTCGACGCCGCGGCCGAAGCGTACCGGGACAACGGATGCGACGGGTTCCTCGGCGCCGGGGGCGGCAGCGCGCTGGACGTGGCGAAGTCGGCCGCGGTGGTGGTCTCACACGGCGGCAGCATCATCGACTTCGAGGACGGCGCCCGCCCGGTCACCGCGCCGGTGCCACCGCTGGTGCAGGTGCCGACCACGGCGGGCACCGGCAGCGAGGCGGTGGCGGGCGCGATCATCACCGACAGCCGCCGCGTGTTCAAGATGCACGTGGTGGCCACGCCGGCTCAGGTGGCGTTGTGCGATCCGGAGCTGACGCTGACCCTGCCGCCCGGCGCGACCGCGGCGGCCGGGATCGACGCGCTGGCGCACGCGATCGGTGCGTACGTCTCGGCCGAGCGCCAGCCGCTCGCCGACGCCATGGCGCTCTACGCCGTCTCGACGCTGGCGAAGGCGCTGCCCGACGCGGTGGCCGACGGCTCCGACCTCGGCGCCCGCGAGCGGATGATGACCGGCAGCCTGTCCGCCGGCATCTCGATGAAGGGCGGTGGCGCGGTCGACCACGCCTTCGCACACGCGGTCAACGCGATGTTCGACGTGCACCACGGCGTCGGGGTGGCCCTGTTCCTCGCCGACGGCATGGAGTTCAACCTGCCGCACCTGCCGGACCGGTTCGCCGCGCTGGCCGGTGCGCTCGGTGCCGGTGGTTCCGGTGAGGCGGCGGTGGCGGCGGTGCGGGAGCTGGTGGCCGCACTGCCCATCCCCGGCCTGTCCGAGCTGGGCGTGACCGAAGCACACGTCCCGGATCTGGTCGCCAAGATGATGGCGGACAAGTTCCACCTGTCGCTCAACCCGGTCCCGGTGTGCCAGGAGGACGCCGCGGCGATGTTCACCACGGCCGTGCGACGGGGAGGTACGTGA
- a CDS encoding transketolase family protein, with product MAALTEWYTEYGLSSRVTARRAQLELAREDDRIFSVENDLGLPAVPFDKEFPDRYLQAGIAEADQIGIAAGLAMRGKVPFVNTFAVFGTMRGCEQLRLDVCYNGAPVKVVGYYTGLSGGYAGPSHQCVEDIAVTTAMPGMTVLSPADAYETYLAVKAAAAHPGPVYLRASRGPTPAVYDSPVEFRIGEAVVLRDTGGEPSDVSILATGCQIVPMALTAADLLAENGIQARVVNVHTLKPLDRVAILAEARRSRLLVTYEDHNRIGGLGSAVAGVVLAEHPVPVLRFGVPDQYCAQTAEYEEMLERYGLGPATVNAAVLRWLSAH from the coding sequence ATGGCCGCACTGACCGAGTGGTACACCGAGTACGGATTGTCCAGCCGGGTCACCGCGCGTCGCGCGCAGCTGGAACTGGCCCGCGAGGACGACCGGATCTTCTCCGTGGAGAACGATCTCGGCCTGCCCGCGGTGCCGTTCGACAAGGAGTTCCCGGACCGCTACCTGCAGGCGGGCATCGCCGAAGCCGACCAGATCGGCATCGCGGCCGGGCTGGCGATGCGGGGAAAGGTCCCGTTTGTCAACACCTTCGCGGTGTTCGGCACGATGCGCGGCTGCGAGCAGCTGCGGCTGGACGTCTGCTACAACGGCGCCCCGGTCAAGGTGGTGGGTTACTACACCGGCCTGTCCGGTGGTTACGCGGGACCGAGCCACCAGTGCGTCGAGGACATCGCGGTGACCACGGCGATGCCGGGCATGACCGTGCTGTCCCCGGCGGACGCCTACGAGACGTACCTGGCCGTGAAAGCCGCGGCCGCGCACCCCGGCCCGGTGTACCTGCGGGCGAGCCGGGGGCCGACCCCCGCCGTCTACGACAGTCCCGTCGAGTTCCGCATCGGTGAGGCGGTCGTGCTGCGCGACACCGGTGGAGAGCCGTCCGACGTGAGCATCCTGGCCACCGGCTGCCAGATCGTGCCGATGGCGCTGACAGCGGCGGACCTGCTGGCGGAGAACGGGATTCAGGCGCGGGTGGTGAACGTGCACACGCTCAAACCGCTCGACCGCGTGGCGATCCTCGCCGAGGCCCGGCGCAGCAGGCTCCTGGTCACCTACGAGGACCACAACCGGATCGGCGGGCTCGGCTCGGCGGTGGCCGGGGTGGTGCTGGCCGAGCACCCGGTACCGGTGCTGCGCTTCGGCGTGCCCGACCAGTACTGCGCGCAGACCGCGGAGTACGAGGAAATGCTGGAACGGTACGGACTCGGCCCGGCCACGGTGAACGCGGCGGTGTTGCGATGGCTCTCGGCGCACTGA
- a CDS encoding alpha/beta fold hydrolase — translation MEPEPLIPLRPSGAGTPLYCLHPASGSAYSYFSLIQLLDADRPVYGVEAPGFDDEDEKPLTSVGELAELYLAAIEAERPGEPIALLGWSMGGVIGYEMARRRCAAGAASPLLITVDTPVPMPEPMPDAEPLLRRFAIDLTGADPFADHDELDAALAELTISDDSIASALAALAASGMIPAELDLDTLTRRYAVHRANTIALHSYQPRGGHPGPMVTVKGTESPSDCMDWSGVCADVTAETVPGNHYTMWQGDGLVALAGIVKRALRRS, via the coding sequence ATGGAGCCTGAGCCGCTCATCCCGCTGCGCCCGTCCGGCGCGGGAACCCCGCTCTACTGCCTGCATCCCGCGTCGGGCTCGGCGTACTCGTACTTCTCGCTGATCCAGCTGCTCGACGCGGACCGGCCGGTCTACGGCGTCGAAGCACCCGGTTTCGATGATGAGGACGAGAAACCGCTCACCTCGGTGGGCGAACTCGCCGAGCTGTACCTGGCCGCCATCGAGGCGGAGCGGCCGGGCGAGCCGATCGCCCTGCTCGGCTGGTCGATGGGCGGGGTGATCGGCTACGAAATGGCCCGGCGGCGCTGTGCCGCCGGCGCCGCTTCGCCGCTGCTGATCACCGTCGACACCCCGGTGCCGATGCCCGAGCCGATGCCGGACGCGGAGCCGCTGCTGCGCCGGTTCGCGATCGACCTCACCGGCGCCGATCCCTTCGCCGACCACGACGAGCTGGACGCGGCGCTGGCCGAGCTGACGATCAGCGACGATTCCATCGCGAGCGCGCTGGCCGCGCTCGCTGCGTCGGGCATGATCCCGGCCGAACTCGATCTCGACACGCTGACGCGGCGGTATGCCGTGCACCGCGCCAACACCATCGCGCTGCACAGCTACCAGCCGCGTGGCGGGCACCCCGGCCCGATGGTCACCGTCAAGGGCACGGAGTCCCCGTCCGACTGCATGGACTGGTCGGGCGTGTGCGCCGACGTCACCGCGGAAACCGTGCCCGGCAACCACTACACGATGTGGCAGGGCGACGGTCTGGTCGCGCTCGCCGGGATCGTCAAGCGCGCGCTGCGCCGTTCTTGA
- a CDS encoding non-ribosomal peptide synthetase: MNGERLPLSFGQEQLWFLDQLAPGRSTYNTAANHRLTGELRPDLLRTALSEIVRRHESLRCTVHVDDGAPYLLAAPPSEVDLEVIDLSGLDPGTREAKANELLAERVDTPFDLTAGPLYRYTLIRLAPEEHILSQRFHHIITDGWSNGLMNAELATIYAALAKGEDPALEPPSLRYADFAARQRDLQTSGELEAQLEYWEQRLAGLPALDLPADRSRPAEQSFVGGSLSVTLSGEVLPAARNLVKERGISMFMLLSAATAALLTRYTGQEDIPIGIATLGRTDPDFEELVGFFTNMVVLRADTSGDPVFGELLDQVADHVMDAYDNQDAPFELVVDRVQPTRDLGRNPLFVVGLQLIDGRLSATDFDLPDLRAEPVGLANPVSRFDLAMNFVELSDRLELVIEYSADLFDRWRIEALAAHLEHLLAGACADPDRPLSQLPLLAGPERAELLDAGRGEFLDYGPEPVHAVVAAKAAEQPDHPAAVYLGEVLTYGELDRRAEALARYLRDGRIHPGQIVAVAMERDLNALVTFLGVLKAGVAYVALDPANPPNRLDYMLRDTATPLVLTQSRVRERIPGSGPWQVVEVDGAWAEIAAVERQPMPEWADRDSLAYVLYTSGSTGRPKGVLIEHRALMSFAESYRRVFGLVPEDRMLQLAALSFDMSHGEIFAGLCAGSTIVLVDQEAGSAPDVLAQLMRDQRTTYACMSPAMLSLVEAGPYPDLRKIMMGAEAIPAELVNKWNTDGRRLINVYGPTEAAVGCTAYECPPGHCEAAPPIGAPFPDRRMYIVDKYGELVPRGVPGELLIGGPEGLARGYLNQPELTAAAFTEDPFHPGGRVYRTGDLVRWNHDLRLEFVGRVDNQVKLHGLRIELEEIEAALLASPEVGTAAVALRPDRRGSPRLVGYVTPADGREPAPAELKVHLLDRLPEYMVPTAWVVLERMPLTAARKVDRGALPDPEPDAAEEFLAPQTPTEQTVAEVFTEVLGEQRIGAASSFFENGGNSLEALRLVSRLNRAFGIKFKLRRLFGNPTVRGIAAVIDEQLARRAPAKVAADGA; this comes from the coding sequence ATGAACGGCGAACGGCTTCCGCTGTCCTTCGGCCAGGAGCAGCTCTGGTTCCTCGACCAGCTGGCCCCGGGCCGGTCCACCTACAACACCGCGGCCAACCACCGGCTCACCGGCGAACTCCGCCCGGACCTGCTGCGCACCGCGCTGAGCGAGATCGTGCGGCGGCACGAGTCCCTGCGCTGCACCGTGCACGTCGACGACGGCGCGCCCTACCTGCTCGCCGCACCACCGTCCGAGGTCGATCTGGAGGTGATCGACCTGAGCGGGCTGGATCCCGGCACGCGCGAAGCGAAAGCGAACGAACTGCTCGCCGAACGCGTGGACACCCCGTTCGACCTCACCGCCGGGCCGCTCTACCGGTACACGCTGATCCGGCTCGCGCCCGAGGAGCACATCCTTTCCCAGCGGTTCCACCACATCATCACCGACGGCTGGTCGAACGGCCTGATGAACGCCGAACTGGCCACCATCTACGCCGCGCTGGCCAAGGGCGAGGACCCGGCGCTCGAGCCGCCTTCCCTGCGGTACGCCGACTTCGCCGCGCGGCAGCGAGATCTCCAGACCAGCGGCGAGCTGGAGGCGCAGCTCGAGTACTGGGAGCAGCGGCTGGCCGGCCTGCCCGCGCTGGACCTGCCCGCCGACCGCAGCCGCCCGGCCGAGCAGAGCTTCGTCGGCGGCTCGCTGAGCGTGACGCTGTCCGGCGAGGTCCTGCCCGCGGCGCGGAACCTGGTCAAGGAGCGCGGCATCTCGATGTTCATGCTGCTCTCCGCCGCGACGGCGGCCCTGCTGACCCGGTACACCGGCCAGGAGGACATCCCGATCGGCATCGCCACGCTGGGCCGCACCGACCCCGACTTCGAGGAGCTGGTCGGCTTCTTCACCAACATGGTGGTGCTGCGGGCCGACACCTCCGGTGATCCGGTCTTCGGAGAACTGCTCGACCAGGTGGCCGACCACGTGATGGACGCATACGACAACCAGGACGCCCCGTTCGAGCTGGTGGTCGACCGGGTGCAGCCGACCCGCGACCTGGGCCGCAACCCGCTTTTCGTGGTCGGCCTGCAGCTGATCGACGGCCGGTTGTCGGCCACCGACTTCGACCTGCCGGACCTGCGTGCCGAACCGGTCGGCCTGGCCAACCCGGTCTCGCGCTTCGACCTGGCGATGAACTTCGTCGAACTGTCCGACCGGCTGGAGCTGGTGATCGAGTACTCGGCCGACCTGTTCGACCGGTGGCGGATCGAGGCACTGGCCGCGCACCTGGAGCACCTGCTGGCCGGGGCCTGCGCCGATCCGGACCGGCCGCTGTCGCAGTTGCCGCTGCTGGCCGGGCCGGAGCGCGCCGAACTGCTGGACGCCGGACGCGGCGAGTTCCTGGACTACGGGCCCGAACCGGTGCACGCCGTGGTCGCGGCGAAGGCCGCCGAGCAGCCGGACCACCCGGCCGCGGTGTACCTCGGCGAGGTGCTGACCTACGGCGAGCTGGACCGCCGGGCCGAGGCACTGGCCCGGTACCTGCGCGACGGCCGGATCCATCCCGGGCAGATCGTGGCCGTCGCGATGGAACGCGACCTCAACGCATTGGTCACCTTCCTCGGTGTGCTCAAGGCGGGGGTCGCCTACGTGGCCCTCGATCCGGCCAATCCACCCAACCGGCTGGACTACATGCTGCGCGACACCGCGACTCCGCTGGTGCTGACCCAGTCCAGGGTGCGCGAGCGCATTCCCGGGTCCGGGCCGTGGCAGGTGGTCGAAGTGGACGGTGCGTGGGCGGAGATCGCCGCGGTGGAGCGGCAGCCGATGCCGGAGTGGGCGGACCGCGATTCGCTGGCCTACGTGCTCTACACCTCGGGTTCCACCGGCCGCCCCAAGGGCGTGCTGATCGAACACCGCGCGCTCATGTCCTTCGCCGAGTCCTACCGCCGGGTGTTCGGCCTGGTGCCGGAGGATCGGATGCTGCAGCTGGCGGCGCTGTCGTTCGACATGTCGCACGGCGAGATCTTCGCCGGGCTGTGCGCCGGTTCGACGATCGTGCTGGTGGACCAGGAGGCGGGCAGCGCGCCCGACGTGCTGGCCCAGCTCATGCGCGACCAGCGCACCACCTACGCGTGCATGTCGCCGGCGATGCTGTCGCTGGTCGAGGCCGGGCCGTACCCGGACCTGCGCAAGATCATGATGGGCGCCGAGGCCATCCCGGCCGAGCTGGTCAACAAGTGGAACACCGACGGCCGCAGGCTGATCAACGTCTACGGCCCGACCGAGGCCGCGGTCGGCTGCACGGCCTACGAGTGCCCGCCGGGGCACTGCGAGGCCGCGCCACCGATCGGCGCACCCTTCCCGGACCGCCGGATGTACATTGTGGACAAATACGGCGAGCTGGTCCCGCGTGGGGTGCCGGGGGAACTGCTCATCGGCGGCCCGGAGGGGCTCGCGCGCGGTTACCTGAACCAGCCGGAGCTGACCGCGGCGGCGTTCACCGAGGACCCGTTCCACCCCGGCGGCCGGGTCTACCGCACCGGCGACCTGGTCCGCTGGAACCACGACCTCCGACTGGAGTTCGTCGGCCGGGTGGACAACCAGGTCAAGCTGCACGGGCTGCGCATCGAGCTGGAGGAGATCGAGGCCGCGCTGCTGGCCAGTCCCGAAGTGGGCACCGCGGCGGTCGCGCTGCGGCCCGACCGCCGTGGCTCGCCACGGCTGGTCGGTTACGTGACCCCGGCGGACGGGCGGGAACCGGCCCCGGCGGAGCTGAAGGTGCACCTGCTGGACCGGCTGCCGGAGTACATGGTGCCCACCGCTTGGGTGGTGCTGGAACGGATGCCGCTGACCGCGGCCCGCAAGGTCGACCGGGGCGCGCTGCCAGACCCGGAACCGGATGCGGCCGAAGAGTTCCTCGCACCGCAGACGCCGACGGAGCAGACCGTCGCGGAGGTGTTCACCGAGGTGCTCGGCGAGCAGCGCATCGGGGCCGCGAGCAGCTTCTTCGAAAACGGCGGGAACTCGCTGGAGGCACTGCGCCTGGTCAGCAGGCTCAACCGGGCGTTCGGCATCAAGTTCAAGCTGCGCAGGCTGTTCGGCAATCCGACCGTGCGCGGGATCGCCGCGGTCATCGACGAGCAGCTCGCGCGGCGGGCACCGGCGAAGGTAGCGGCCGATGGAGCCTGA